In the genome of Sphingomonas sp. LR60, the window TCTCGACCTGGTCACCTCTTCCGGGCAGCGGTGCGACGAGCGCCTCCGGCACCCCGGTCGGTCGTAGCGTCTGTGTGTCGGGCACGAGCATATCCCCTTTATCGAGCGACTCTCGAAAGATTCTATGTTCCCGACGATCCGGCGCAGCCACGCCACAGTTGGCGACGATGTTCCGCTGTAGGCCGCTTGGCGCTTCCAGCAAGTCTTCGACCGCACAATGGGAACTTGGAAAGAAGGCCGCCAAGGCCGCACACGAGTGATCGTGAACCCGATCTCCCCCGCGGGGCGAAACCCGTGCCAAAAGCGCCACAGCGGTCCGGGCAATATTTCACGGCGCCCCAGTCGC includes:
- a CDS encoding DUF2256 domain-containing protein, with product MECTANCPFSGIGYRPFAWRKKRERDWGAVKYCPDRCGAFGTGFAPRGRSGSRSLVCGLGGLLSKFPLCGRRLAGSAKRPTAEHRRQLWRGCAGSSGT